AAAATCTCCCGCCGATCCCAAATCCATGGAACACAGCATATCATGCTCGGTGGAAAATccatcatcatggccgacgCCGTCGTCCGGGGCGACCTCTTCcgcacatcctcatcctcctcatcctcaaacCCGGACCCCAAatccagcggcggcggcagcagcagcagcagcggaaCGTCAAACACGATCGCCGTCAACGTCGGCCGCTACAGCTTCATCTCGCGCTCGGCGATCCTACGCCCTCCCTCCCGTCTCCACCGCGGCGTGCACAGCTATTTCACGCTCCATATTGGACACCATGTGTTTGTCGGTGAGCGGAGCGTGATTGAGGCGGCGCGGTTGGAGGACCATGTGACGGTTGGGAAGGATGTGGTTGTGGGGTCGATGGCGATTCTGAAGGAGCGGTGTCAGGTGCTGGATGGGGCGGTTGTGCCGGCTGGTATGGTGGTGCCAAGTCATTGTGTTGTTGGCGGGCAGCCGGCGAGGATTGTTAGTGAGGTGCCTATTGCGTATGGGGTTGAAGGGGTGGAGGGAGGGTTGAGTAGGGAGAGGTATAGGAGTGTGAGGTGACGTGATATATATTCTTGTTGATCAGGGACCTGGAtggtttggagtttgggttTGTTTAGATTCTGTATTATACCCCTTATGTACGTGTGTTTTTTTTATTGGATTGCAGACACAAATTGTCAATTACTTGGTAAGACTGCTAGAATAGTACTCGACATATTTACAAAACGATTCTAAGCCATCTTGTACTTTAAGAGCTCTCGCTTAAGTCTGTTCTCGCCCTCCTGGTATGGAATACCGGCATCTTCACGGGCCATGTCGTTTAGCCAGCGCTCGTTCGGCTTGATGACCTCACCCTTCGAGAGCTTCGAGGCCACATACAGCCAGTTCAACGAATTACCGACCGTGCTCACTTCATCACACACGTGGGCCAGGGCAAACTTGTGCATCTTGTTCCACAAGTTATCATCCGTGCAAAGGTCAAAAAGATGGTTAGCCACGGCGTCAGtatctccaacatcaacGAGGAAGCCATTTCCCTTGTCGATTACCTGCAGCGGGATACCGCCAGCCTTCGTGGCGATAACAGGTCTACCCTTGTGAATGGCTTCGGAGACCTTGACTTCGAAGCCTTCCCGTGTGGACAGCTGGAGGGCAACTTTGGCCTTGGACATCACTGCGTTGAGCACCTGATCGGAGGGGCCGAGTCGAACGATACAGATCTGCTCGGCGAGTTGGGGGATGGCACTTTCGATGTGGGTTACAACCGAGTCGTAGATGATGGAGCCGTCTGGGTCATCGACGGACCCGTGGCCGCAGATAAGAAGTTTGGGTGGCACTCTGTCCGGAGCAGACTTCTTCATGCGCTCGAAGAACTTCTCGTAGGACTCTACGACGTCTGGAATTCCCTTGGACGGGTCGAAGCGTGCGATCTGGACAATGTACTCGTCTGCCATCGTTAGGGCTAACCTTTCCTTTATCATATTATACTAGAACTTACCGGCGGGATAGTCAATAACGGGCATTCCCGAGTTTCTAACCATCGAATTGAACACACGTCCGTAGTGTGCGATGTCCTCCTCCCTCATGGGCTTGTTCAGTCCATCCAGCCAATCTGTCGATGCAGGCATGTAGGCTACCGTCTCTGGCGGAACGGTGTGGGGTACGAATGTCTTCACGGGGTGACTGACGAATAGATCCGCCTGTTGGATGGTTTCCCACATCCGACCCCAGCATTCCTCTTGTGGGCTCCCTTTCTGGGCAACCAGGTCActgcggatttggatatgACTCCGGAAGATCACCGGTCTGCTTGGGGCTTTCTGCTTCGCCAATGGAATCAGTGAAGGCATTTGCGGGTCGTCAATAATAACGATATCTGCGCCTCCCTCCTTGGGATGGACGAGAGGGCCGCCGGGGCGCAGCCAGTACCTATCGGTGTTCTCTTGAATCCAATTGGTGACCTGCTCCCAACTTTCCTTACTCAGACGCTCCTCGGGTGCAGAGACGCCCTGGAGTATATTATGGTTCGTCTTGGTGATACGGAAAACGCCCGGTCGTGGCTTAGGCACATACCTGGGCTGGTCAAAAACAAGAACGACAAGAGCACAGCAGGGAGCTTACCATTTCATATCTGTCCCTAGAGCGTGAGAAAATCTCACCATAGCGTGCCTCATGAGTGCAACACCTCCGCCTTGTGGGGTAGCGCTGAAGAACGCGATTttgatcttcctcttcttgaGATCGTTGGCATAATGCTCAATGGCTTTCCAGGTGTTGGACGTCACAGAATCTTTATAGTTCTTTTTATTGGTCAATTGCACATGGAAGCCGGTATCGACCTGAACAAGACCAGAAAGGCCGACTTGCAGCAGGGGAATACCCTCTGGGCCAAACAGTCTATACTTGGTCAGTATGTGACAGCAACAAATCGGCACAGCACACGAACCGCACGCATTTACGAGCCATAGACTCCGCCTGCTCATCCAACGTCCTCAATTCCCAGTCCATAGACTTCTGGAATTCATATCGTAGCTCTTCACCGCCGAGCGAAAGCTTACTATCGTCTGTGAGGACGAGTGGGATAATATCAAGATCCAACCAGAGACGCGAACAAACAGTGGGACATTTGTCGGCCAATTGCTGCGGAAGAGCCAGACCAATGATCTTCTCTAGATGTGTATTGCACCATTTGTGCAAGTGTCCCATCATGTGGTCACCAATCTGCTTATCCAAATCGCCATCGCCCTGCAGCGGTAGCTCCTCCTGCGCAAAGTCGACTAGGTAGGTTGCATCACGGATCGCGACGGCGAAAATCACCTTGTCCTTCTCGAAGACTGCCGACAAGCCGCTGTATATAGTCTACAAATGTTAGGACTTCTCCCTAAAGCACAGAGGTCAAGCTCAACTGCATACCCCAGCTGTTGCGTTACCCCACGAATTAGGGTGGCATTCTGTGGATAGGCGGCGTTTTTGCTGCAGCGAGGCACGGCGACCCGGTGCAATACTGCCATCGGCCATATTTTTGGGGTCTAATGAATCGTAGAGAGCTGTCTATACACCATACAAAAGGCTAGGTAGGATAATTCCTAGGAGACGTGGATTGAGGTACATGGGCGGAACCACGGAAGTATATATGAGGGTGACCTCACCAGTGAATGCCATGACGTAGAGTTGAAGCAATCGCTGGTGCTTACTGATTCCGAATTCGACCAAAACAAACGTAAGGACTCCTAGGAGGATGAACTTGGATTATGCATTTGGACTGATGAACTGTTCAATTGATAACTGATGTGGTCTCGACACTATGGAACTGCCATCTCTCAAGCGATGGACTGGGATGATATTTAGACGCCCAGTATAACAGACAGCGGTCACTGCGGAGTGTCTGGACTGCCTCGACTGCCTAGACTGTCTGAACATGTCTTATCGACAACCAATGAATGAAACTGATGATTCGATGAAGCATCTCGAGATGCAGGggtggaagatgaaggtgaagctgAAACACGGACGTCTTGGCGGACCGGGGGGCGATGAGTCAGCATCTCCAGCCCCTTTTACGGAGTTGGCGAGATTAAAGACAGCGACACTCGACACCGAGTCGAAAGAGACCGCCTCGTGTGGATCTAGCTGGAACCTCGAATTTATTCGGTGTCGTTCACCCCAATTGACACTTCTGTCGCTTAATTTGCTTTCTCCCCCTCCAAAGCAAGCTCTGTTCGCCGACCGCTCACGACCACCTAACACCCTGAAGCCAAGGTGAGTTTATCCCAACCGCTGCCAATTTCCCATGTGTCCCTCCGACTCCCCTGCCATCTGCGCATCAACTGACAAGGGCCACGTTCGCTGATTCCGAGTAAACAGAACCCTTGCTTCATCTTAATCTCTCAGCTCTCCCTTACTTGCGATTGCTGCCCTCTCCGTTGCCTCAATTCAGCTCAATCGCAATCTACAACACCCGCTCTCGCAACCTCCTAAGCGCCAGCCGACAGTTTCCCCCGCAGTCGCGTGATAACCGTCAAGATGGGTGGCTCAGTGTCTAAGATTATGGGAAAGATCTTTGGAACGAAGGAAATGCGGATTCTCATGCTGGGTCTCGACGCTGCTGGAAAAACGAGTATGTTTACTTCGAGTCCCGAGCCGGAAATATTTACTGACCTCACTAGCAATTCTTTACAAACTCAAACTCACCAACCAGGACGTCACCACGATCCCCACAGTCGGCTTCAATGTTGAGAGCGTCACCTATAAGAATGTGAAGTTTAACGTGTGGGATGTGGGTGGTCAGGACAAGATCCGTCCTCTATGGAGACACTACTACTCCGGTACGATTCAGCGGCGGGCTGTGATGTGAAACTCCTAGCTAACATATTCCGATACCAGGCACCCAAGGCTTAATCTTCGTTGTGGATTCTAGTGATAAGGCCCGAATGGAAGAGGCCCGCTCAGAACTGCACAAGATCATCAACGATCGCGAAATGAAGGACGCGCTCCTACTCGTGTTCGCAAACAAACAGGATGTTCCAGGCCGTACGTTCCATCGTCCATATACGAAGAAACCGTTGCTAACATATCGCAGACATGAGTCCCGACGAGGTCATCAGTGCGCTGAAGCTCCACAATCTAAAGGACAAGGTGTGGTATGTTGCGCCGAGTGTTGCTACCGATGGTACTGGTATCTTTGAAGGATTAGTGAGTTACCCCAAGTGTCAAGTATTCCATTCACGTCTAACACCACCCAGGCATGGCTGTCAAACAACGTCAAGATCCAACAACCCGCTAAATGAACCACGATCACTTCCGCATAATTCGAGGGTACCCCACCACAACCCTCATGTacaacaacaaaaagaacaacaacaacgcgCTCAATCCCTTATTTTCCTATCGATCCAACTATACCATTCCATCGAACCCGTTTGTTGAATGTCCGTTTTGATGACAGAAGACGCAGCCTTTGGATTCTTTTCATTTCCCTGTCTATTGTTTGAATTTACTTACTTATGCCTGTGCCATTGCCTTCTTATTTCCTATGATATCCCACTGTTTCTTTGGGTTTCGTCCAATACCCCTTTTAATCCATCATTTCCGATTTCGTTTCCATTTGATTGTTGGCTCGTTTTCATGTCTTGTAGAGAAAGCATCTAATAGATGGAAATTGACtacatatacatatatatacataaaTACATTTACatcttatttattactgTGATCTACCATGTTTAGAGTAAAGGGCTCGCAAGGACATAACCGGTAGTTTAGACTATATACAACTATTCTTAGGCTTTCATACAACTCATACCCATCATACTCATGTCCAGAGTTTCAGTAAATAACAGAATGGGGGAAAACAGTTTACAGCTGTCCAGGCCAGATATCATCCGCAATATCCCTAACAAGCTGCAACTTCTTGACCATCCCATCGCGATCAATGAGGTTACCCTCACGGTGACTAGCAAAGCCACACTGCGGGCTCACACCAACCTGGTCAAGAGCCTGCTCCAGAGTGACCCCATTACCCTCAGCAATGAACTTGGCGGCATCATAAACAcgcttcttcatctcctccttaTCCTCGAGCTCGGGGAACTTGGAGGTCACAACACCGAGGATGACGTTCTTGTTCCGGGGCAGCTCCTTGAGCGGCTCGAAACCGCCGGCACGGGGGGTGTCGTATTCGAGGTAGTAGGTGTCGACGTTGAGTTCCTTGAAGAGCTTAGTGGCGATGCGGTCGTAGCCGCCTTCAGAGAAGTGGCGCGAGCCAACGAAGTTTCCGCGGCAAAGGTGGACGCCGACGTGGAAGTCGGGAGCCCGCTTCGCGAGGCAGTCGTTGTACAGCTTGATGTATTTTTCGAAGGTCTCGTCGGCGCTGTACTTGTTGGCAGTGTCTTCCTTCCAGCCCTGGAGCATTTTGTCGGAGCAGAAGTCTATTTTCAGGCATGTCAGTGGATGGGAACTGTTTGGCTTGGTTTAACAGGGACGTACAAGCAAGGTTAGGGTCATCGAATTGCACGTTACGGCAGCCAGCGTCATGCAGGATCTGGAGTTCGTCCTGGTAGGCCTTGGCAATGTCGGCGAAGTACTCATCGACATTGGCGTAGACGTCCTTGGGGAAGGCGAAGCCCTCGCGGTACCGCAGGTGGTACCAGTTAGGGGCAGCAAGGGTGATCTTCAGGTTCTTCACCTCCTCGGGAGCAACGAGGCTAGCAAGGTACTTGAACTGGTCAACGTATGTGCTGCCGACGTGCTTGATCTTGCCTGTGCAGAAGACGCTCTCGCCGGGCTTGTGGCCGGCCTCGAGGAAGGCAGCGACATCGGGGGCATAGGGGCGGAAGACATCTGGGTTGGGATCCTGGAGTTCCTCGAACCCGTCGAggccggggaagaaggagccCCAGAACACTGTCCGCAAGGTTCTCAGTTAGTCAAGGTATATTAATCGTGGGGGACCCCGGAGGGTGGGGTTTTGTGTTCTTGTTTCGCCTTTGTTCTTTGGGGTTCAACTTACTGTGTCTGCAGTACTCTCCGTCTGAGAGGGCAGGGTAGcgcagcttcttctggagCTCGACGACATCCTTGATATCTTTCTTCTCGATGGCCTCGAGGTCAGCCTGGGAGGCCTTGCCACTCTCGAAGGCAGTCTTGGTGTCGAGAAGCTCGTGAGTACGAAGGAGGGAGCCGAGATGCTCGACGCGGAATGGGGGGTTGCGGTGGAGAGACATGGTGAAGTTTCTGCGCTTGATTGTCAATGCTTAAATTTCAAAGACTGACGGGGGAGCAGGAGGACGAGCAATGGGCTTACCAAGTACAAATACGCGGGCtaggagggagaggagggaaggaTCGGGGGAGAGGCCagagaggagagtgagggGCAAGAATTGCTCGGCCCATGGAGCAGCCAACACTGCCGAGTTCAACAAGCGAGTCGAGGGAAGGAATGGATTCCCGTTCAAGCCTTGCGCGCCTCATGGAACCAAAATCAGCCCGCCCCACCACCGGCTCTCTCCACATTCAGTATTAACGTGCGCTTTGTTCGTTTTGACAGGCGCCAGGATCGGGTCTTGAGCGGCCTGAGCTGAGCGGTTGCCTTGTCGACAGGATGCCATGATGTCATTGGTGTCGCAAAGCGCTGCAGGCACTGCGATCAGAAGATAGAtgagatgaggttgaagttgaagctCGCAGGAAAGGAAATATGCAATGTGGGGCACGCGCTAACAATGCGTGGAGATCCGTGCTGGCAGTCCGCCCCGAACTTTGACCGGAGAGCACGAGGCAAGACCTCAAATCACAGCCGAGACAGGATATATTAACAGTCGGATTTTGTCTGGGCATGGAGTCGCCATCTAGCAAGAAAGGGAGACCCTCAAGAGAGCATTCCCAGCGCAAAAGACACTGTAGGCGACGATGCCAAGCTCTTTTCCCCGCCTGGGGTTTTCCCG
The nucleotide sequence above comes from Aspergillus puulaauensis MK2 DNA, chromosome 3, nearly complete sequence. Encoded proteins:
- a CDS encoding dynactin subunit 5 (COG:Z;~EggNog:ENOG410PMJ4;~InterPro:IPR011004), with product MPPKTAKGEYIETDTGNKISRRSQIHGTQHIMLGGKSIIMADAVVRGDLFRTSSSSSSSNPDPKSSGGGSSSSSGTSNTIAVNVGRYSFISRSAILRPPSRLHRGVHSYFTLHIGHHVFVGERSVIEAARLEDHVTVGKDVVVGSMAILKERCQVLDGAVVPAGMVVPSHCVVGGQPARIVSEVPIAYGVEGVEGGLSRERYRSVR
- the ccg9 gene encoding putative trehalose synthase (Ccg-9) (CAZy:GT4;~COG:M;~EggNog:ENOG410PHGT;~InterPro:IPR001296;~PFAM:PF00534,PF13692); this translates as MADGSIAPGRRASLQQKRRLSTECHPNSWGNATAGTIYSGLSAVFEKDKVIFAVAIRDATYLVDFAQEELPLQGDGDLDKQIGDHMMGHLHKWCNTHLEKIIGLALPQQLADKCPTVCSRLWLDLDIIPLVLTDDSKLSLGGEELRYEFQKSMDWELRTLDEQAESMARKCVRLFGPEGIPLLQVGLSGLVQVDTGFHVQLTNKKNYKDSVTSNTWKAIEHYANDLKKRKIKIAFFSATPQGGGVALMRHAMVRFSHALGTDMKWYVPKPRPGVFRITKTNHNILQGVSAPEERLSKESWEQVTNWIQENTDRYWLRPGGPLVHPKEGGADIVIIDDPQMPSLIPLAKQKAPSRPVIFRSHIQIRSDLVAQKGSPQEECWGRMWETIQQADLFVSHPVKTFVPHTVPPETVAYMPASTDWLDGLNKPMREEDIAHYGRVFNSMVRNSGMPVIDYPADEYIVQIARFDPSKGIPDVVESYEKFFERMKKSAPDRVPPKLLICGHGSVDDPDGSIIYDSVVTHIESAIPQLAEQICIVRLGPSDQVLNAVMSKAKVALQLSTREGFEVKVSEAIHKGRPVIATKAGGIPLQVIDKGNGFLVDVGDTDAVANHLFDLCTDDNLWNKMHKFALAHVCDEVSTVGNSLNWLYVASKLSKGEVIKPNERWLNDMAREDAGIPYQEGENRLKRELLKYKMA
- a CDS encoding cobalamin-independent methionine synthase II family protein (COG:E;~EggNog:ENOG410PGGM;~InterPro:IPR002629,IPR038071;~PFAM:PF01717;~go_function: GO:0003871 - 5-methyltetrahydropteroyltriglutamate-homocysteine S-methyltransferase activity [Evidence IEA];~go_function: GO:0008270 - zinc ion binding [Evidence IEA];~go_process: GO:0009086 - methionine biosynthetic process [Evidence IEA]) — encoded protein: MSLHRNPPFRVEHLGSLLRTHELLDTKTAFESGKASQADLEAIEKKDIKDVVELQKKLRYPALSDGEYCRHMFWGSFFPGLDGFEELQDPNPDVFRPYAPDVAAFLEAGHKPGESVFCTGKIKHVGSTYVDQFKYLASLVAPEEVKNLKITLAAPNWYHLRYREGFAFPKDVYANVDEYFADIAKAYQDELQILHDAGCRNVQFDDPNLAYFCSDKMLQGWKEDTANKYSADETFEKYIKLYNDCLAKRAPDFHVGVHLCRGNFVGSRHFSEGGYDRIATKLFKELNVDTYYLEYDTPRAGGFEPLKELPRNKNVILGVVTSKFPELEDKEEMKKRVYDAAKFIAEGNGVTLEQALDQVGVSPQCGFASHREGNLIDRDGMVKKLQLVRDIADDIWPGQL
- the ARF6 gene encoding ADP-ribosylation factor family protein (COG:U;~EggNog:ENOG410PGCD;~InterPro:IPR005225,IPR027417,IPR041838,IPR006689;~PFAM:PF04670,PF08477,PF00025,PF00071,PF01926, PF09439;~go_function: GO:0003924 - GTPase activity [Evidence IEA];~go_function: GO:0005525 - GTP binding [Evidence IEA]) — its product is MGGSVSKIMGKIFGTKEMRILMLGLDAAGKTTILYKLKLTNQDVTTIPTVGFNVESVTYKNVKFNVWDVGGQDKIRPLWRHYYSGTQGLIFVVDSSDKARMEEARSELHKIINDREMKDALLLVFANKQDVPGHMSPDEVISALKLHNLKDKVWYVAPSVATDGTGIFEGLAWLSNNVKIQQPAK